CATAATTATAGTAGGCAATAAAACTAAAATTAGGGCGTTTGTTGCTGTCGCCGGCAGTGCCACGTTTGGCAGTACATACTTAATTAACAGCGAGATCAACGCTGATAGTACAAGTAGTTTGACAATAAAACTGAGTTGATTTTCCATAGCAGTACGGCAATTCACCTGTTTCTGTAGGGTATACCCGAATCTAGGCGCAATGGAAGACTCTCTACAATATTCATATAAATACACATGAAGGCTGAAGTCTGAAGTCTGAAATGAAGCAACCCAGGTAGTAAGCTTTTTAGGAATTTAGAATGGGGGACTTTATGTTTCGTCATTTGTCAACACAAAGGACAAATGACCAATGACTAATGACAAATCTAAATTGAGGATATATCAAAATGCCTGTAGAAAAAAATAACAAAAATTCCATCAAACCGCCGCGAATCAAGCAGTTTGGGGGTAGCTTACTAATTTTGTTTACTCTGTTATTACTGCTTAATTTTATAGTTCCTAGTTTCTTTGGCCCTCGATTACCACAAGTACCTTATAGTGACTTTATTACTCAAGTACAACAGGGTAAAGTAGATCGCGCCGTTGTGGGTGGCGATCGCATTGAGTATACCCTCAAAACGCCAACTGCTGAAGGTAAAAAGACTGAACAAGTATTTGCAACTACACCAGTCGCCCTCGATTTAGATTTACCTAAAATTCTGCGCGAGAATAACGTTGAGTTTGCAGCACCACTCCCAGACCAAAATGGTTGGATTGGAACTCTCCTCAGTTGGGTTGCACCACCGTTAATTTTCTTTGGGGTTTGGGGCTTTTTAATGAATCGCCAAGGTGGTGGCCCGGCTGCACTCACAGTTGGTAAAAGCAAAGCTCGTATTTATTCTGAAGGTAGCACTGGGGTAAAATTCCCTGATGTGGCTGGGGTGGATGAAGCCAAAGCCGAACTCGAAGAAATTGTCGATTTCCTGAAAAATGCGACCAAATACACCAACTTAGGCGCAAAAATTCCCAAAGGTGTGTTGTTAGTCGGCCCTCCAGGTACAGGTAAAACATTACTAGCAAAAGCGATCGCTGGGGAAGCAGCCGTTCCTTTCTTCAGTATTTCTGGTTCAGAATTTATTGAATTGTTTGTTGGTGTCGGTGCGGCGCGTGTACGCGACTTGTTTGAACAAGCCAAACAGCAAGCACCTTGTATTGTCTTCATCGATGAATTAGACGCATTAGGTAAATCTCGCGGTGGTGCGGGTGGATTTGTTGGCGGTAACGATGAACGGGAACAAACCCTCAACCAATTACTCACCGAAATGGATGGCTTTGATGCTAACACCGGAGTAATTATCATCGCCGCTACCAACCGTCCAGAAGTGCTTGACCCAGCTTTGCGCCGTCCTGGTCGCTTTGACCGTCAAGTTGTGGTCGATCGCCCTGATAAAATTGGTCGAGAAGCAATTCTCAAAGTTCACGCACGTAACGTCAAATTGGCGGATGATGTTAACCTCGCCACCATCGCCATCAGAACTCCTGGTTTTGCTGGCGCAGATTTAGCCAACCTCGTCAACGAAGCCGCATTGTTAGCCGCAAGGCAAAATCGCCCAGCGGTGGTTATGGCAGATTTCAACGAAGCAATTGAACGTTTGATTGCAGGTTTAGAAAAACGCTCTCGTGTACTCAACGAAACCGAGAAAAAGACCGTTGCTTATCACGAAGTTGGTCACGCTATTATCGGTGCGTTAATGCCGGGTGCTGGTAAAGTTGAAAAAATCTCCGTTGTTCCCCGTGGTGTTGGGGCTTTAGGTTATACAATTCAAATGCCGGAAGAAGACCGCTTTTTGATGATTGAAGACGAAATTCGCGGCCGCATTGCTACCCTGTTGGGTGGACGTTCCGCCGAGGAAGTTGTCTTTGGCAAAGTTTCTACAGGTGCGAGTGACGATATCCAAAAAGCCACAGACTTAGCCGAACGCTACGTTACTTTATATGGGATGAGCGATAAACTTGGCCCTGTCGCCTTTGAAAAAACCCAACAACAGTTTCTTGATGGTTACGGTAACGCTCGTCGTGCTATTAGTCCTCAAGTTGCCCAAGAAATTGACAACGAAGTGAAGCAAATAGTAGATAATGCTCACCATATCGCCTTGAGCATTTTGCAACAAAACCGCGACTTGTTAGAAGAAACCGCCCAAGAACTGTTGCAACGCGAAATTCTCGAAGGTAAAGATTTGCGCGATCGCCTCAAGCAAGCCAAAGCACCAGAAGAACTGACAGAATGGTTACGCTCAGGTAATGTATCAGCAGATATACCCTTGATGCAATCTATATTGAATTAAACTTGCATGGTGTGTTGCCACAAAGCGCAACGCACCAAATTTTTTATACAGTAGGGGCGAACGGCCGTTCGCCCTTACTTACATTTATGGAACTTTTAAGCCACACCGTAATCTGTATACTGCCTTTTATAAGGAGGCTGCAATCCTAAAACAATGTCATCTTTGGGAACACCCATCTTAACCAACTCCTCAGCCGGATTTTGATCTGTTAAGTTCTGCTGAAGCCAAATTTTTCCGTTTTTAATGTCAAAGTGGATAATGCAGCGATAAATGCGGTCAAATTGTTGCCAACCTACATTCATCCACTGATAATGATCTCGTTCCGTATCAAAGATAAGTTGCGTTTCAACTTGCTCATTGGAAACATCACCACTAGCATAATGAGTAAGCAAGGTCTGAATGTACTCTCGGTATTTAGCTATTTTATCCATTGCACAATCACCTCGTTTACGGGGTCGTAGACAACTAACAACACTTGATATTTTTGTAATGCTGTCTGTGTAAACTCAAGTTGAAAGAAATTTTGATAGGCATCGACTGGAACTGCCAAATATAATACTCGTTCGGACTGAGTAGATTCTAGCGCTAGACGATAGCTGAGAAATTGACCTAAAGCAGCGTAGAAATCTGTAATTGCAGAAGGATTTAAAAAACTTTTAATCTCGACTGCTATTTTTTCATCTCCTCTGTCCGCTGCAAGTAGTCTTTCTGCACCCAAATCAACTTGAAAGTTGACGTTACCAAATTTAAATTTAAGTGGGTCATCTGTAATTATCCACTGCTCTTTTTGTAACGCTTGCTTGACTGCTTCGTGAAAGATATCTTTGGCAGACACAGATTTGAGTTAAATACGTATACAGTTACAATCTTACTATTTTGCTGATGGTGCGTTGTCGCAAAGCACAACACACCCTACAAGGGAGACTCCGAAGGAGACTTGTTTGTACACGGTAGTTTTTTAGGAGGGAGAGGTCTGTCGAATCTATATCTTAGTTAAATTCGGGCTGTTGTTTATTGAATTCGGGCTGTCGTTTATTGAATTTGGGCTGTCGTTTATTGAATTCGGGCTGTCGTTTATTGAATTTGGGCTGTCGTTTATTGAATTCGGGCTGTTGTTTATTGAATTTGGGCTGTCGTTTATTGAATTTGGGCTGTCGTTTATTGAATTCGGGCTGTTGTTTATTGAATTTGGGCTGTCGTTTATTGATTTCGGGTAGTCGTTTATTGATTTCGGGTAGTCGTTTATTGATTTTGGTACACTCTAACCCCTACACCCACGTCCCATTCCCCATGTTTCTTAATCCCGCAAACTCACGTATATTTAAGGTGTAGCTGACCATCTAAGAGGTATAACGTGGATACCATTGCTATCCCTACTCTCAATCGCCCAGTGGATGCCACGGTAGAGATTCCTGGTTCTAAAAGTATTACCAATCGGGCATTACTCGTTGCAGCTTTGGCGCAAGGCGACTCAATTTTAGAAAATGCCTTGTTTAGCGAAGACAGTAAATATTTTGCCAAATGTTTAGAAAATTTAGGCATTCCCATCAGCCTAAATCCTGATTTAGCCCAGATGCAGGTATCAGGCAAAGGCGGTGAAATTCCTGCAACCCAAGCGGATTTATTTGTGGGTTTAGCAGGTACAGCCGCACGGTTTATCTCAGCTTTGGTAGTACTAGGTAATGGTGAATATCGCTTAGATGGCGTACCTAGAATGCGGGAAAGACCAATGGGCGATATGTTGACAGTGTTCCAAACAGGCGGAACAACTGTTAACTTTGAGGGTAACGCTGGTTATATGCCCTACACTATTTACGGTCAGCAATTTGCTGGTGGACATATTCGCATCAAAGCAAATCAAACTAGTCAGCAACTTTCAGCTTTGTTGATGATTGCGCCTTACGCTCAACAAGACACAATTATTGAGATTGAAGGCACATTAGTTTCCCAATCTTACGTAAAAATGACTTGTCGCCTTATGGCAGATTTCGGCGTAGAGGTGAATCAAATTGGTGACAATCAATTTCACATCAAAGCGGGACAGCGTTATCAAGCCAAGCATTACACCATAGAACCGGATGCGTCTAATGCTTCTTACTTTTTTGCTGCGGCTGCTGTTACTGGTGGACGGGTGCGGGTAAAGTATTTAACAAAGCAATCATATCAGGGTGATATTCTGTGGCTGAATGTTCTAGAACAGATGGGTTGCCAAGTACGTGAGGCTGATGGCTATATCGAAGTTACCGGGCCAGAACAGTTACAGGGTATCGATATTGACATGAACGATATCTCTGACCTGGTACAAACATTAGGTGCGATCGCTCCTTTTGCTAGTTCACCTGTTACCATTTGTAATGTCGAACATATCCGCTACAAAGAAACAGAACGTATTCGCGCCGTCGTCACAGAATTGCGTCGCTTAGGAGTCAAAGTTGAAGAATTCCCAGATGGACTCAAGGTTGAACCTAGTCCCATCACACCAGCCGCCATTGAAACTTATCACGATCATCGTATGGCAATGGCATTTGCTGTCACCGGCTTAAAGGTTCCCGGAATTGTCATTAAAGACCCAGGTTGTACGGCTAAAACTTTCCCCGACTACTTTACTCGATTTTTTAAAATGATAGAACAATAGCTGGCTAATATTCAGTTCCTACCTTATCTTAACGATTATATTCACGCTAACCTACTTATAGGAGTTGCATCATGTCTAACATACGTGAAGAAATGCCTGTACTGGCACGTCATGAAGGCGATTGGGTAGGAACCTATACACTTGTAGATACAGAAGGCAAAATTTTAGATAAACATGAATCGCATTTAAGCTGTCAGTTCCCCGATGACAGTCCTTATTCTTATTACCAAATCAATCGCTATAAGTGGGCTGACGGTAAACAAGAAGAACATAAATTTCCCGCAACCTATCGTGATAAAGTCCTTTGGTTTGATACAGAACGCATCGAAGGCAAAGCTTGGGAAATAGATGATTCTACTGTAATTTTGTGGTTTTCTTATAAGACAGTTCCAGTAGCATACTTATATGAAATGATTCAAATCAGTCCCGATAATAATCATCGCGTCCGCACATGGCATTGGTTTAAAAATCATCAAATTTACCAACGTACTCTAATTCAAGAACAAAGAATTAGATAGTCATCTAAAAATTCAAAAATAGTATCAAATTAAAGTGCGTTAAACTATGTTAACGCACTATTTTATGACATAATAGATAGTTCAATATATATAAATTTAAATATATAACTTACGGATATGGCCAAGACTGACAAAATTAACTTCTCTACTCCTAGCGGTTTCCCAGAATTTTTGCCTAGCGAAAAACGCTTAGAATTATATTTACTAGATACCATCCGGAGAGTTTACGAAAGTTACGGTTTTACCCCGATAGAAACACCCGCAGTTGAAAGGTTAGAAGTATTACAAGCCAAAGGTAATCAAGGCGACAATATAATTTATGGTATCGACCCTATTCTGCCACCAAATCGCCAGGCAGAAAGGGATAAAGCTGGCGAAACAGGTTCAGAAGCACGCGCTTTAAAGTTTGACCAAACTGTTCCTTTAGCAGCGTATATTGCCCGTCACCTGAATGAATTAACCTTTCCTTTTGCTCGTTACCAAATGGATGTAGTGTTTCGGGGAGAAAGGGCAAAAGATGGGCGCTTTCGGCAATTTAGACAGTGTGATATTGATGTAATTGCACGGCGGGAACTCAGCTTATTATATGACGCGCAAATGCCAGCCATTATCACCGAGATATTTGAAGCAGTTAACATTGGTGACTTTTTAATTCGCATCAACAACCGCAAAATTCTAACTGGATTTTTTCAGTCGTTAGGAATTGTTGAAAATCAAATTAAAACTTGTATTAGTATTATTGATAACTTAGAAAAAATTGGCGAAACCAAAGTTAAACAAGAATTAGCCAAAGAAGGAATTTCACCAGAACAGACAGAAAAAATTATTGCCTTTATTAAAATCAATGGCAGTACTGATGAAATATTAGATAAACTCAAACACCTGTCACAAAATATACCAGAAGCCGAGCAATTTAGTTTAGGTGTGACTGAATTAGAAACAGTAATTACCGGGGTGCGTAACTTAGGAGTTGCCGATAAGCGTTTTTGTATTGATTTAGCGATCGCCCGTGGTTTAAATTACTATACAGGCACAGTCTACGAAACCACCCTCATTGGTCATGAAGCATTAGGAAGTATCTGTTCTGGCGGCAGATATGAAGAATTAGTCGGTATGTTTATCGGTGAGAAAATGCCGGGAGTTGGCATTTCTATCGGCTTAACTCGCTTAATTAGCAGATTACTCAAAGCAGGAATTCTGAATACTCTACCAGCAACACCAGCCCAAGTAGTAGTAGTAAATCTGCAAGAAGATTTAATGCCAACTTATTTAAAAGTATCCCAGCAGTTACGTCAAGCAGGCATTAATGTAGTTACGAATTTTGAAAA
This window of the Nostoc sp. HK-01 genome carries:
- a CDS encoding FtsH peptidase, with the translated sequence MPVEKNNKNSIKPPRIKQFGGSLLILFTLLLLLNFIVPSFFGPRLPQVPYSDFITQVQQGKVDRAVVGGDRIEYTLKTPTAEGKKTEQVFATTPVALDLDLPKILRENNVEFAAPLPDQNGWIGTLLSWVAPPLIFFGVWGFLMNRQGGGPAALTVGKSKARIYSEGSTGVKFPDVAGVDEAKAELEEIVDFLKNATKYTNLGAKIPKGVLLVGPPGTGKTLLAKAIAGEAAVPFFSISGSEFIELFVGVGAARVRDLFEQAKQQAPCIVFIDELDALGKSRGGAGGFVGGNDEREQTLNQLLTEMDGFDANTGVIIIAATNRPEVLDPALRRPGRFDRQVVVDRPDKIGREAILKVHARNVKLADDVNLATIAIRTPGFAGADLANLVNEAALLAARQNRPAVVMADFNEAIERLIAGLEKRSRVLNETEKKTVAYHEVGHAIIGALMPGAGKVEKISVVPRGVGALGYTIQMPEEDRFLMIEDEIRGRIATLLGGRSAEEVVFGKVSTGASDDIQKATDLAERYVTLYGMSDKLGPVAFEKTQQQFLDGYGNARRAISPQVAQEIDNEVKQIVDNAHHIALSILQQNRDLLEETAQELLQREILEGKDLRDRLKQAKAPEELTEWLRSGNVSADIPLMQSILN
- the hisS gene encoding histidyl-tRNA synthetase; amino-acid sequence: MAKTDKINFSTPSGFPEFLPSEKRLELYLLDTIRRVYESYGFTPIETPAVERLEVLQAKGNQGDNIIYGIDPILPPNRQAERDKAGETGSEARALKFDQTVPLAAYIARHLNELTFPFARYQMDVVFRGERAKDGRFRQFRQCDIDVIARRELSLLYDAQMPAIITEIFEAVNIGDFLIRINNRKILTGFFQSLGIVENQIKTCISIIDNLEKIGETKVKQELAKEGISPEQTEKIIAFIKINGSTDEILDKLKHLSQNIPEAEQFSLGVTELETVITGVRNLGVADKRFCIDLAIARGLNYYTGTVYETTLIGHEALGSICSGGRYEELVGMFIGEKMPGVGISIGLTRLISRLLKAGILNTLPATPAQVVVVNLQEDLMPTYLKVSQQLRQAGINVVTNFEKRPLGKQFQAADKQGIRFCVIIGADEAAAQKSSLKDLQTGEQTEVALADLAEEVKRRLV
- a CDS encoding fdxN element excision controlling factor protein, which codes for MSAKDIFHEAVKQALQKEQWIITDDPLKFKFGNVNFQVDLGAERLLAADRGDEKIAVEIKSFLNPSAITDFYAALGQFLSYRLALESTQSERVLYLAVPVDAYQNFFQLEFTQTALQKYQVLLVVYDPVNEVIVQWIK
- the aroA gene encoding 3-phosphoshikimate 1-carboxyvinyltransferase, whose amino-acid sequence is MDTIAIPTLNRPVDATVEIPGSKSITNRALLVAALAQGDSILENALFSEDSKYFAKCLENLGIPISLNPDLAQMQVSGKGGEIPATQADLFVGLAGTAARFISALVVLGNGEYRLDGVPRMRERPMGDMLTVFQTGGTTVNFEGNAGYMPYTIYGQQFAGGHIRIKANQTSQQLSALLMIAPYAQQDTIIEIEGTLVSQSYVKMTCRLMADFGVEVNQIGDNQFHIKAGQRYQAKHYTIEPDASNASYFFAAAAVTGGRVRVKYLTKQSYQGDILWLNVLEQMGCQVREADGYIEVTGPEQLQGIDIDMNDISDLVQTLGAIAPFASSPVTICNVEHIRYKETERIRAVVTELRRLGVKVEEFPDGLKVEPSPITPAAIETYHDHRMAMAFAVTGLKVPGIVIKDPGCTAKTFPDYFTRFFKMIEQ